The proteins below are encoded in one region of Flavobacterium sp. IMCC34852:
- a CDS encoding dihydrofolate reductase, translating to MITLIAAVAENNALGKDNQLLWHLPDDFKRFKTLTSGHYIIMGRKTFESFPKPLPNRTHVIISRQKDFQPEGCIVVDSLEKAIDICPKEEDIFVIGGGQIYKQSIAIADKVDITRVHHSFDADTYFPEIDLNQWQLVFEEFHPKDERHEFDFTFQTFIRK from the coding sequence ATGATAACACTTATAGCCGCTGTGGCTGAAAACAATGCATTGGGCAAAGACAACCAACTGCTTTGGCATTTGCCCGATGATTTCAAAAGATTCAAAACCCTGACATCCGGTCATTACATTATTATGGGTAGAAAAACTTTTGAAAGTTTTCCAAAGCCGTTACCCAATAGAACTCATGTAATTATTTCCCGCCAAAAAGATTTTCAGCCCGAAGGTTGCATTGTAGTTGATTCCTTGGAGAAAGCCATTGATATTTGCCCCAAAGAGGAAGACATTTTTGTCATTGGCGGAGGCCAAATTTACAAACAATCCATCGCTATAGCGGATAAAGTTGATATCACTCGTGTGCATCACTCCTTTGACGCAGATACTTATTTTCCGGAGATTGATTTGAACCAATGGCAATTGGTTTTTGAAGAATTCCATCCCAAAGACGAACGGCATGAATTTGATTTTACGTTTCAAACCTTTATCCGAAAATAA
- a CDS encoding 2TM domain-containing protein, translated as MESNQHELYEYARNRINQKKRLFQHFIVLGIGSVFLFTANHLLNYHDETNWWIWIVAVWCSLFIFHVIKVLITDSFMNKNWERAQIDKLMLKQTKKIEQLKNDLENTKPTK; from the coding sequence ATGGAGAGTAACCAACACGAATTATACGAATACGCCCGGAACAGAATCAACCAAAAAAAGCGTTTGTTTCAACACTTTATTGTGCTGGGCATTGGTAGTGTTTTTTTGTTTACGGCGAATCATTTGTTGAATTATCACGACGAAACCAATTGGTGGATTTGGATCGTAGCCGTTTGGTGTAGTCTTTTCATTTTTCATGTTATTAAAGTACTTATCACCGACAGTTTTATGAATAAAAACTGGGAAAGAGCCCAAATAGACAAGTTGATGCTCAAACAAACCAAAAAAATTGAGCAACTCAAAAACGACTTGGAAAATACAAAACCTACAAAATAA